One window from the genome of Marinobacter sp. LV10R510-11A encodes:
- the yjgA gene encoding ribosome biogenesis factor YjgA — MIDDTQDEAPQYSGPSKSQLKRDMHSLQNMGKRMMELSNEQLDTLTISDTLRSAIEESRKIRQNEAKRRHLQYIGKIIRQEDDPEAVRRAIDAFDSGSEEHTRRHHLAERWRDRMIADGDSVAGEFFSYCPSADIQHLRNLVRNARRDVEKEKNTGQARKLFRYLRESVDEAEA, encoded by the coding sequence ATGATCGACGACACTCAAGACGAAGCCCCGCAGTATTCCGGGCCGAGTAAATCCCAGCTCAAGCGGGACATGCACTCGCTGCAGAACATGGGCAAGCGCATGATGGAGCTAAGCAACGAGCAGCTTGATACGCTTACCATCAGCGATACCCTGAGAAGTGCCATTGAAGAATCCCGCAAGATTCGGCAGAACGAAGCCAAGCGTCGCCATTTGCAATATATCGGCAAGATTATCCGGCAAGAAGACGACCCAGAAGCGGTGCGACGAGCTATAGACGCTTTCGATTCGGGAAGTGAAGAACACACCCGCCGCCACCATCTGGCCGAGCGCTGGCGCGACCGGATGATTGCCGACGGCGACTCCGTAGCGGGCGAGTTTTTTAGTTACTGCCCAAGTGCGGACATACAACACCTGCGCAACCTGGTTCGCAACGCCCGCAGAGATGTAGAGAAAGAGAAAAACACCGGGCAAGCCCGCAAGCTGTTCCGTTATCTGCGGGAATCCGTTGACGAAGCGGAGGCCTAA
- the mgtE gene encoding magnesium transporter, with protein sequence MSEILEKSQARQRLRSLSEALDSGALKQVARILNGGLSPSDIAHLLESSPPRQRALLWNLVEKQLEGEVLQYLNEDIRAEYLSRLNAQELADIIEDFESDDLADLLQQLPDKVIQEVLGTMDEQDRKRVEEVLSYPEDTAGGLMNTDTITVRPDINIDVVLRYLRLHRVLPPMTDSLIVVSRRDEFIGMLPITKMLVSSPTATVREVMDTDIEPIPVTLSDTKVATLFERYDLISAPVVNQEGHLLGRITIDDVVDVIREDADHSLMSMAGLDDDEDTFAPVWKTTRRRAIWLGVNLLTAFIASGVIGLFEETIAKVVALAVLMPIVASMGGIAGSQTLTLVIRGMAVGQISGANVGWLLNREFLSGILNGLLWAVVVAAAATAWFQDLLIGAIIAAALVINLVAAALVGTVLPLFLKSRNIDPALAGSVILTTVTDVVGFMSFLGLATIFYA encoded by the coding sequence ATGTCCGAAATTCTGGAAAAAAGCCAAGCCCGCCAGCGTTTACGTTCACTGAGCGAAGCGCTAGACAGTGGTGCGCTAAAGCAAGTTGCCCGTATTCTCAACGGCGGCCTGAGCCCCAGTGATATCGCCCACCTGCTTGAATCTTCGCCGCCACGCCAGCGCGCCCTGCTGTGGAATTTGGTAGAAAAACAGCTAGAAGGCGAGGTTCTCCAGTACCTGAACGAGGATATCCGTGCCGAATACCTGAGCCGGCTGAACGCCCAGGAACTGGCGGATATTATTGAGGACTTTGAGTCCGACGATCTGGCCGACCTTCTTCAGCAGCTGCCAGACAAGGTGATCCAGGAAGTTCTGGGCACCATGGACGAACAAGACCGGAAGCGGGTCGAAGAGGTGCTTTCCTACCCGGAAGACACCGCCGGCGGCCTGATGAACACGGACACCATCACCGTACGCCCCGATATCAACATTGATGTGGTATTGCGCTATTTGCGCCTGCACCGGGTGCTGCCGCCGATGACCGATAGCCTGATTGTGGTGAGCAGGCGAGATGAGTTTATTGGCATGCTGCCCATCACAAAGATGCTCGTTTCCAGCCCAACCGCAACCGTGCGGGAAGTGATGGATACGGACATTGAACCCATCCCTGTGACCCTTTCAGATACCAAGGTTGCAACCCTGTTTGAGCGGTACGACCTGATTTCCGCACCGGTTGTGAACCAAGAAGGCCACCTGCTGGGCCGGATCACCATCGATGACGTGGTGGATGTTATCCGGGAAGATGCGGATCATTCGCTAATGAGTATGGCTGGCCTGGATGATGACGAAGATACGTTTGCGCCCGTCTGGAAAACCACCCGGCGCCGGGCAATCTGGCTAGGTGTTAATCTGCTCACCGCGTTCATTGCCTCTGGCGTCATTGGCCTGTTTGAAGAAACCATCGCCAAGGTGGTTGCTTTGGCGGTACTCATGCCCATCGTGGCTAGCATGGGAGGGATCGCCGGCAGCCAGACCCTCACACTGGTTATCAGAGGTATGGCCGTAGGGCAGATCAGCGGGGCCAATGTGGGCTGGTTGCTGAATCGGGAGTTTCTTTCGGGTATTCTAAACGGCTTACTTTGGGCAGTGGTTGTGGCAGCCGCGGCCACCGCCTGGTTTCAGGACTTACTGATAGGCGCCATTATTGCCGCTGCGTTGGTCATCAATCTGGTCGCTGCGGCGCTGGTGGGTACCGTGCTGCCGCTGTTCCTGAAATCCCGTAACATCGACCCAGCTTTGGCCGGCAGCGTTATACTAACAACCGTCACAGATGTGGTCGGTTTTATGTCATTCCTTGGCCTTGCGACCATTTTCTACGCGTGA
- a CDS encoding HPr family phosphocarrier protein — protein sequence MIRHPIVIINKLGLHARATAKLVATASRFDSSIKVCGKGREVDAKNIMQVMMLAASKGTEVELVVDGTDEQHAIDALAALINDYFGEGE from the coding sequence GTGATACGCCATCCTATTGTGATTATAAATAAACTTGGACTGCATGCCCGGGCAACGGCAAAACTCGTTGCCACCGCATCACGATTCGACAGCTCCATAAAAGTCTGTGGTAAAGGCCGTGAGGTGGATGCAAAAAACATTATGCAGGTTATGATGCTCGCCGCTAGCAAAGGCACAGAAGTGGAACTGGTGGTCGATGGCACGGATGAGCAACACGCTATCGATGCCCTTGCTGCTCTCATTAATGACTATTTCGGGGAAGGCGAATAG